The genomic DNA ACACTGCAAGGAGCAGGGAGGTAATCTTGTATCCATCCACAACAAGGTGGAAGCCAAGTTGGTAGGGGACTTGTCAGGGAATACATACTGGACATGGATTGGGACTGGGGGATCCGCTGAGGTAAACTATTGCAGTGTGTCTAGTTTCTTATACTGTTGGTGGTCGATTATTGCTGATAGTTTTGACAGGCTCCTAATCTGACCACTTCTACTGTGTCATTCCAAAATCATATCTGATTGAAATGGAGAGCTACTCTGGTGAGACTTTTCAGTCttatcagaatttgagtctcaCCATTTGGATTtcattatggggcgtgtttcaattTCCCTGCCTCAAATTTCGTGGACAGTCTAAATTTGGCCTTGCTTCCAGGCTAAGAGTAAAGTTAAATGGTTAAATATCCAAATTTACTTTGGGGGTAAAGTTGAAAGAGATTTTGTCCTGTTTGCAGGGTTTCACGTGGTACTGGACTGATGGCAGCCCATTTGACTATTCCAACTGGGCCTCATGGGAGCCTAATAACCATCTTGGAAATGAACACTGCGCAAGCACCAACTACAATGGTATTGTACTTGTACACTCcattaactcaagagtcatctATAGTCTGTCCATTTTCTGGTCTCCATCTCTGTCCATCTTTAATCATTTATTGAGCAATATCCTTTCATTGTTCCTGTCATTGTTCTATAAGCACACATTAGCCTATGGTCTTTACAATGACTAAACCTACTCTTGCAAGATGGCTACAATTTAtgaaagacttttttttttttttttttatgttggttTGGTATATAAAATCTATGTCATGTGTTTATCTGTCTTTGATAAACAACTGTTGTTGCCTTCTCCTCCAGGTGGTGGCGTTTGGAATGATCTTCCCTGCCACCAGAGTCtcccttttgtgtgtgccaAGTAATCAGGCATCTTGTGTGGGGTTCACCCACAACCTGTGATTTTAagccttctttctttccttcctttgaATTTAAAACACAACATTGTTAAAGCAGGGCTCTTAGAGATCAGTCACAGGTGGTGTGTCGGTTTGTGTGCAagatctgtgtgtatgagtgcactGGGGTAAGGCCAGTGTTTATGACACCGGCCACCTGTGCACCTGTGCAGCCACCTGTGCAGTCATCACACTTGTTttgtgcaccacacacacctgtgcagtcatcaccacacacacctgtgcagtCATCACCCTTGTGTGCACCACACACGCTTGTGCAGTCATCACCCTTttgtgcaccacacacacctgtgcagtCATCACCCTTGTTttgtgcaccacacacacacacctgtgactgTAACCAGCCCAGACCATCAGGTGTTGATGTACCTCCTGCAGAATTCCTTCTCTTCTTTCAGTTCAATCTTTGATTGTCACAAATCTAATCAATAAATCAAAATCAGCATCAAAATGCAATTCTGGTGTTATTTGTTATCACCCATCCATTTATGTTCTCTTTtgtttatggaccctttcaagagttccattatcagcatcatagttggccccacaagacttcctttttaacattccatatgttatcttaatgcagaggaagtagattggggcccaaatagaacgttcaagcattgtttttgtttttattgatgaaagggtctataggtaGATGCTCATAATAGTATACATAATATTGTCCAGTTGCAGAGTAAATTGATAACGATGAGCTCAAATGAAATTGTTAGCAAAAGACATACACTTCATATGTAGACATGTGAGCATAGGCTGCACACCTGGTGAAGGATGTAAAATTGGGTGGGAGTGGCCTACATATATCCAACAACTGCTGAATTGTGAGGGATTTGTCTCAACAATAACTTTgatcaaaaagaaaaatatataggtaacactttacaatagtggtacaatatatatatttggttGAGAGAAGCTGATTTCGAATGCACCCTTAACATTTAAATACATTCCTATGTCTGGATTGTGAAAGCATGTACCTTGTATGTATTGCATAGACCTTAATGCACAAACATGAGGTTCAAACTGGTGTGGGTTCTCTTCTCACATAAGGTTTACAAAGTGCTCAGCCTCACTTTGATCATTGCACGCCTAAACCACACTGCGTAGACTAGAGAACAGCGAGGGGCCAGTGAGAGTGAGGGGCCTGAGTCACACATCTGTGAAACCGGACGGCTCCACACCCTGCACAGAGGTTGCTCACTCGTGCTGATTGTTCCACCCACGGCTCTGGACAGAAAGCAACTTCAAAGTTTGAATTTCTAAAGATGGAACTTCAAAACATTGAAATATGACCTTGCTGAGCT from Alosa alosa isolate M-15738 ecotype Scorff River chromosome 20, AALO_Geno_1.1, whole genome shotgun sequence includes the following:
- the LOC125285505 gene encoding galactose-specific lectin nattectin-like, whose product is MAILPVISLLYAMFALSMASEPMTDGGPGETEESPELTVVEKHAVCQSGWHGCGNRCFKLFHERKTWSEAEGHCKEQGGNLVSIHNKVEAKLVGDLSGNTYWTWIGTGGSAEGFTWYWTDGSPFDYSNWASWEPNNHLGNEHCASTNYNGGGVWNDLPCHQSLPFVCAK